The genomic interval ACCCAGAGACTGGTGAGAAGACCTTTCAAAAAGGCGGGTTGATTCCCCATATGAAAAAGGAGGCGTAGGCCAAAGTAGATCAATTGGAAAATAGGTATAACCAAGAATAGAGCCAAAGCCACATAAATGATATATTGACTCATGGGTAGTGCCGAAAATATTGAATCTAAGATATGAGAATGGGATGTATCTACAAATGATAACATACCCTCTATCCCAAAAACTAAAAAGGCGCCCCAAAGGGTCGCCACCAAACCAAGGATTAAGAAGACTATCCCAAAGATAGGCCGCAGTATGATTACCAATGCTTTAAATATTTTTTTTAATAAACCAAATACAGCTTCGAATATTTTTCCGATAAAGTTAAAGATTTTTTTTATTACATTTTTACCATTCGCCGGTTCAAAACCTTTCTCCACTTGGGCGGTAATGGTTTTACCAATAGAATCAGCCGTAATGGGTTTCCCAGCCATTTTTAGTCGATCTGAAGTAGATTGAGCCATTGGAATAATGGCCCACATTACCAAGTAAATCAGGGCGCCAAAGCCTCCGAAAAATGCCGTTACCATGAATATGATCCTGAAGATGACAGGATCAATCCCCACAAGTGCACCCAGCCCGCCACAAACACCTCCTAATATTTTATCATCGGGATGGCGGTAAATGCGCCGGGGCGCACCCTTTGCTTTGGCAATCGGCTCGGGTTTTGTATCCGAATCATCTTCCCCATATTGTTCCGGTTTGCCCATGACGGCAATGATATCATTTACATGTTTGTTAGTAATAATCTTGACCTTTTTATCATTCAGGATTTCGGCAATCCGAGATTCGATATCCTCAATAATCTCTTCTTGCCCATCCATATTGGCGAACTGCTTTTTGACTGAACTGAGGTAAGTATAGAGTTGATCATAAGCATCAACTTCA from Candidatus Neomarinimicrobiota bacterium carries:
- a CDS encoding PspC domain-containing protein, yielding MKKTQTINLGGIIFHIEVDAYDQLYTYLSSVKKQFANMDGQEEIIEDIESRIAEILNDKKVKIITNKHVNDIIAVMGKPEQYGEDDSDTKPEPIAKAKGAPRRIYRHPDDKILGGVCGGLGALVGIDPVIFRIIFMVTAFFGGFGALIYLVMWAIIPMAQSTSDRLKMAGKPITADSIGKTITAQVEKGFEPANGKNVIKKIFNFIGKIFEAVFGLLKKIFKALVIILRPIFGIVFLILGLVATLWGAFLVFGIEGMLSFVDTSHSHILDSIFSALPMSQYIIYVALALFLVIPIFQLIYFGLRLLFHMGNQPAFLKGLLTSLWVLSLISLIIFGVFGGTRYSSEGFSRRNVPLSKITADTVQVSLWENDYFLWTSRQDHTVKTADDNLLVSDVLLDIKRSDDDLFHLIVHNEAASNSSRSARGLAESISYNFLPAADGLLLKNYLKIRDDQPYAFQKVDLVLLVPEGRSVYLDESLKYMLDDVRNVTDTWDRRMVEHTWEMKKEGLTCTDCD